The DNA sequence CAAGGGTAGCAAACCAATCCGTGAAGGACACCAGTTGGTCACTTGTTTGGTCCGGTTGAATCATGCCAGGCCAGCACACGACCAACGGCAGACGGTGGCCGCCTTCCAGAATGTCCGTTTTAATGCCGCGCCGGTGTCCCATACTGTAGTGCTCATGGGTCTTGACCCGTTCGTAGGAGGTTGAATCCGGACCGTTATCCGATGCGAAGATGACCAAGGTGTTCTCTGTGAGATTCAGCCGGTCCAGCGCGTCAAGCAAGTCTCCAATATAGTGATCAATCTCTACGACGAAATCACCATACAGGCCGGCGCCGGATGTGCCGGTAAACGCCTTGTTCGGCACGATCGGTTCGTGTGGGCTGGGTGGATCCCAGTAGATAAAAAATGGTTGTTCAGGATCTATTCCAAACTTCGGGTTTATCTTTTTTCCGGCATAGCTTTCCAAATACTCGACCACTTTGTTGGCGCTGTCTGGCAACCATCGGAAAGGGTCGGTTGGGGCAAGCGTTGAATCCAGCGGGCTGCCGTTCTCAAACTGGCTCTTGATATTACTGTCTTCCTTGTCGAGGTAGGTGATGCACCAGGAGTAGTCAAAGCCTACCAATTGCGCACCCATGAGCCGTTTTTTTTTAAAATCGTAGGCATCCAGGTCCCCTGGAGACTTGCCCGGTAGGACTGCCTCCGAGTAATTGTGCCGAAGTCCCCATTTTCCGAACTGACCGGTGTTGTAGTTCTTTTGCTTTAACAGGGATGCCACAGTCATCCGTCCGTTTTCGATAAACAGGTCGCGGAATTTTGCGCCATTGCTGGTGCCGCCTTTACCCCGGCGCCACGGATAGCGACCCGTCAGCAGGCCGTAACGGCTCGGGCCACAAACGGAGGCCGCAAC is a window from the Verrucomicrobiota bacterium genome containing:
- a CDS encoding arylsulfatase, translating into MSKYYRIKHQRSFLKEAYIVGLLALLGVTAAWSQSPSQSPNILFIYLDDLGYGDVSFSNPESKIPTPHIDRLAHEGISFTDAHVAASVCGPSRYGLLTGRYPWRRGKGGTSNGAKFRDLFIENGRMTVASLLKQKNYNTGQFGKWGLRHNYSEAVLPGKSPGDLDAYDFKKKRLMGAQLVGFDYSWCITYLDKEDSNIKSQFENGSPLDSTLAPTDPFRWLPDSANKVVEYLESYAGKKINPKFGIDPEQPFFIYWDPPSPHEPIVPNKAFTGTSGAGLYGDFVVEIDHYIGDLLDALDRLNLTENTLVIFASDNGPDSTSYERVKTHEHYSMGHRRGIKTDILEGGHRLPLVVCWPGMIQPDQTSDQLVSFTDWFATLAELTGQSIPAGAGEDSLSFLELLLKGSLKQPYRENMIHHTPGGEFAVRQKDWIFIDHGPPESSEPEWFREERKVKPHSFPGQLYNLKDDPTQSINLYGEYPERVQEMKSLLKEAKKINP